The following are from one region of the Novosphingobium humi genome:
- a CDS encoding SDR family oxidoreductase — MAYTPPAPAQNATPMADVRGRTAFITGGANGIGLGIARALVKAGANVVIADIRESALAEAKASLAADDQVETVQLDVTDRAGFAAAADKAEARFGKIHILVGNAGIGVMGPIMDARYDDWDWGMGVNLGGVINGLVTILPRIKAHGEGGQVVTTSSQSGLIPISYSAIYSAAKAAIIGITEAARGELAAINIGISAFCPGPVQSNIAHSGELRPEDKKQDTGYLKREEELEARPVSPLWMSQDEVGERVLAGIRRNDLYILTHPEFGPGMQRRFDAIMASVPDEEINEARAKEIFFLLDNPIFAEQSARCAKQPADA; from the coding sequence ATGGCTTACACTCCCCCCGCGCCTGCACAGAATGCAACGCCCATGGCCGACGTTCGCGGACGTACCGCCTTCATCACCGGCGGCGCCAATGGAATCGGCCTCGGCATCGCCCGCGCGCTGGTGAAGGCGGGCGCCAATGTGGTGATCGCCGATATTCGCGAAAGCGCGCTGGCCGAGGCCAAGGCTTCGCTGGCCGCCGACGATCAGGTGGAAACCGTCCAGCTTGACGTGACCGACCGCGCCGGTTTCGCCGCCGCCGCCGACAAGGCCGAGGCGCGTTTCGGCAAGATCCACATCCTGGTCGGCAATGCCGGGATCGGCGTGATGGGCCCGATCATGGATGCGCGCTATGACGATTGGGACTGGGGCATGGGGGTGAACCTTGGCGGGGTCATCAATGGCCTCGTCACCATCCTGCCGCGCATCAAGGCGCATGGCGAGGGCGGTCAGGTCGTCACCACATCGTCGCAGAGCGGGTTGATCCCGATTTCCTATTCGGCGATCTATTCGGCAGCCAAGGCGGCGATCATCGGCATCACCGAGGCCGCGCGCGGCGAACTGGCCGCGATCAACATCGGCATTTCGGCCTTCTGCCCCGGCCCGGTGCAGTCGAACATCGCCCATTCCGGCGAATTGCGCCCGGAAGACAAAAAGCAGGACACCGGATATCTGAAGCGCGAGGAAGAGCTGGAAGCCCGCCCCGTCTCGCCGCTTTGGATGAGCCAGGACGAGGTGGGCGAGCGCGTTTTGGCGGGCATTCGCCGCAACGATCTCTATATCCTGACCCACCCGGAATTCGGCCCCGGCATGCAGCGCCGCTTTGACGCGATCATGGCCAGCGTGCCGGACGAGGAGATCAACGAGGCCCGCGCCAAGGAAATCTTCTTCCTGCTCGACAATCCGATTTTCGCCGAACAATCGGCACGCTGCGCCAAGCAGCCTGCGGACGCGTAA
- a CDS encoding bile acid:sodium symporter family protein: MLDRLKSAFDPYILALLSTVALASVLPARGMGATLFDHAADAAIVLLFFLHGAKLSREAIVAGAGHWRLHLATMGTTFALFPLLGLGLAAIPGLPALVASGMLFLTLLPSTVQSSIAFTSIARGNVAAAVCSASFSNLAGIFITPLLASLLMGGSGASMSWGSIEKIVLQLLLPFALGHGLRPVIGKFVSRHKAMIGYVDRGSILLVVYTAFSAAVVEGLWSHLPLWELGLIAGLCVVLLAVVLGATWGLGAVLGFERADRIVLLFCGSKKSLASGVPIAGVLFPAAQVGVVILPLMLFHQIQLMACAVIARGLAQGEK; encoded by the coding sequence ATGCTTGACCGTCTCAAATCCGCCTTCGACCCTTATATTCTGGCGCTGCTCTCCACGGTGGCCCTTGCCTCGGTGCTGCCTGCGCGGGGGATGGGGGCGACCTTGTTCGACCATGCGGCGGATGCGGCCATTGTGCTGCTGTTCTTTTTGCACGGCGCCAAGCTCTCGCGCGAGGCGATTGTGGCGGGCGCGGGCCATTGGCGGCTGCATCTGGCCACGATGGGCACGACCTTTGCGCTGTTTCCCCTGCTGGGGCTGGGGCTGGCGGCCATTCCGGGGCTGCCCGCGCTGGTCGCTTCGGGGATGCTGTTCCTGACGCTCCTGCCCTCGACGGTGCAAAGCTCGATTGCCTTTACCTCGATAGCGCGGGGCAATGTGGCGGCGGCGGTCTGTTCGGCCTCCTTCTCCAATCTGGCGGGCATTTTCATCACGCCGCTGTTGGCCAGCCTGCTGATGGGCGGGTCGGGGGCCAGCATGTCGTGGGGCTCGATTGAAAAGATCGTGCTGCAACTGCTGCTGCCCTTTGCGCTGGGCCACGGATTGCGCCCGGTGATCGGCAAATTCGTTTCGCGCCACAAGGCGATGATCGGCTATGTTGATCGCGGCTCCATCCTGCTGGTGGTCTATACCGCCTTTTCCGCCGCCGTGGTCGAGGGCCTGTGGAGCCATCTGCCGCTTTGGGAACTGGGGCTGATCGCAGGGCTTTGCGTGGTCTTGCTGGCCGTGGTGCTGGGCGCCACATGGGGGCTGGGCGCGGTGCTGGGGTTTGAGCGGGCGGACCGGATCGTGCTGCTGTTCTGCGGCTCGAAGAAGTCGCTGGCCAGCGGTGTGCCGATTGCTGGCGTCCTGTTTCCGGCGGCGCAGGTGGGCGTGGTGATCCTGCCCTTGATGCTGTTTCACCAGATCCAGTTGATGGCCTGCGCGGTGATCGCGCGAGGGCTGGCGCAGGGCGAGAAGTAA
- a CDS encoding MFS transporter, translating to MGWRQIVGIALCALLNALDGFDVLSISFASPGIAAEWHVERKVLGYVLSMEIFGMAAGSILLGRLTDRLGRIPTMVICLVIMASGMIAAPMAWDVTSLAVIRLFTGLGIGGMLAATNAVAAEYANTRWRSAGVALMAAGYPLGAVVGGTIASKMLVTGNWRDVFYLGAGLALILLPLVPLLMPEPINAILHRRPANALDKLNKSLRAFGHAPVDALPPVDTSIPKARVADLFGPELRSVSLLLLLSYFAHILTFYFVLKWVPKIVVDMGFPASAAGGVLVWANVGGLIGAILFSLSALRLPLRPTLMVMMVASTVLVVLFGQSPADLSRLSMAAAAVSFCTNSVIVGFYALIAQSFPTPLRGTGTGFVIGVGRLGAATGPIVAGYLFEAKLGLPVVALAMSGGSLVAAAALLVMPHRENAAH from the coding sequence ATGGGCTGGCGCCAGATCGTGGGCATTGCCCTGTGCGCGCTGCTCAACGCCCTTGACGGGTTCGATGTGCTCTCGATCAGCTTTGCCTCGCCCGGCATCGCGGCCGAATGGCATGTCGAGCGCAAGGTGCTGGGCTATGTCCTCTCGATGGAAATCTTCGGCATGGCGGCGGGCTCGATCCTGCTGGGCCGGTTGACCGACCGGCTGGGGCGCATTCCCACAATGGTGATCTGTCTGGTCATCATGGCATCGGGCATGATCGCCGCGCCCATGGCCTGGGATGTCACCTCGCTGGCGGTGATCCGTCTGTTCACCGGGCTGGGCATCGGTGGCATGCTGGCCGCAACCAATGCGGTGGCCGCCGAATATGCCAACACCCGCTGGCGCAGCGCGGGCGTTGCGCTGATGGCGGCGGGCTATCCGCTGGGCGCGGTGGTGGGCGGCACGATTGCCAGCAAGATGCTGGTGACGGGCAATTGGCGCGATGTGTTCTATCTTGGCGCGGGGCTGGCGCTGATCCTGCTGCCTTTGGTGCCCCTGCTGATGCCAGAGCCGATCAACGCCATCCTGCACCGCCGCCCGGCCAATGCGCTGGACAAGCTCAACAAGTCGCTGCGGGCCTTTGGCCATGCGCCGGTCGATGCCCTGCCGCCGGTGGACACCTCCATTCCCAAGGCGCGCGTGGCCGATCTGTTCGGGCCGGAACTGCGCAGCGTCAGCCTGCTGCTGCTGCTCTCCTATTTCGCCCATATCCTCACCTTCTACTTCGTGCTGAAATGGGTGCCCAAGATTGTCGTCGATATGGGCTTTCCGGCCTCGGCGGCGGGCGGGGTGCTGGTCTGGGCCAATGTCGGCGGATTGATCGGGGCCATTCTGTTCTCGCTCTCGGCGCTGCGGCTGCCGCTGCGTCCGACGCTGATGGTGATGATGGTGGCCTCGACGGTGCTGGTCGTGCTGTTCGGCCAGTCACCGGCTGATCTCTCGCGTCTCTCGATGGCGGCAGCGGCGGTGTCCTTCTGCACCAACAGCGTGATCGTGGGTTTCTATGCGCTGATCGCCCAGAGCTTTCCCACCCCGCTGCGCGGCACGGGCACAGGCTTTGTGATCGGCGTGGGGCGTCTGGGCGCGGCCACCGGGCCGATTGTCGCAGGCTATCTGTTCGAGGCCAAGCTGGGGCTGCCGGTGGTGGCGCTGGCCATGTCGGGCGGTTCGCTGGTGGCGGCCGCCGCCTTGCTGGTCATGCCGCATCGCGAAAACGCCGCGCACTGA
- a CDS encoding pyridoxal phosphate-dependent aminotransferase, which produces MTAPIEPFRAMAIGQLAHKLAAEGRSVIHMEYGQPSTSAPAAALAKAHQVLDTEAQGYWESAPLKERIARHYAETQGVTIRPDQVILTCGASPALLLALSSAFAPGARIVCARPGYVAYRNTLRALHMEALEIPCGAAERYQITAAALEAIHPAPDGVIIASPANPTGTIIAPDELAAIAAVCARRGIRIISDEIYHGLSYTGPCVSALVHAPDALIVNSFSKYFSMPGWRLGWLVAPDDLVDAAYARMSNLMLTPPVLAQHAGLIAFDCDEELQGHIATYAANREAMLAALPALGLGRIAPPDGAFYIWADIGHLTNDSMEFCTRLLQETGVACAPGVDFDPVDGHRFMRFSFAVSTPLVNDAIERMIPWFARQGALSA; this is translated from the coding sequence ATGACCGCCCCTATCGAACCGTTCCGCGCCATGGCCATCGGCCAACTGGCCCACAAGCTGGCAGCCGAAGGGCGCAGCGTGATCCATATGGAATATGGCCAGCCATCGACCAGCGCGCCCGCCGCCGCGCTGGCCAAGGCGCATCAGGTGCTGGACACCGAGGCGCAGGGCTATTGGGAAAGCGCCCCCCTGAAGGAGCGCATCGCCCGCCATTATGCCGAAACACAGGGCGTGACCATCCGCCCCGATCAGGTGATCCTGACCTGCGGCGCCTCGCCCGCCCTGCTGCTGGCCCTGTCCAGCGCCTTTGCACCGGGCGCGCGGATCGTCTGCGCCCGGCCCGGCTATGTCGCCTATCGCAACACCTTGCGCGCGCTGCATATGGAAGCGCTGGAAATCCCCTGCGGCGCGGCGGAGCGCTATCAGATCACGGCGGCGGCCTTGGAAGCCATCCACCCCGCCCCCGACGGCGTCATCATCGCCAGCCCCGCCAACCCCACCGGCACGATCATCGCGCCTGATGAACTGGCCGCGATTGCTGCGGTCTGTGCGCGGCGCGGCATTCGCATCATCTCGGACGAGATCTATCACGGCCTGTCCTATACCGGGCCTTGCGTCTCGGCGCTGGTCCATGCGCCCGATGCCCTCATCGTCAACAGTTTCTCGAAATATTTCTCGATGCCGGGCTGGCGTCTGGGCTGGCTGGTGGCGCCCGACGATCTGGTCGACGCTGCCTATGCGCGGATGAGCAATCTGATGCTGACGCCCCCGGTTTTGGCGCAGCACGCGGGCCTGATCGCGTTTGATTGCGACGAGGAACTGCAGGGTCATATCGCCACCTATGCCGCCAACCGCGAGGCGATGCTGGCCGCTCTCCCCGCACTCGGTCTGGGCCGGATCGCGCCGCCCGACGGGGCCTTTTACATCTGGGCGGACATTGGTCATCTGACCAATGACTCGATGGAATTCTGCACCCGTCTCTTGCAGGAAACCGGGGTGGCCTGCGCGCCGGGGGTGGATTTCGATCCGGTCGACGGCCATCGCTTCATGCGCTTCAGCTTTGCCGTTTCAACGCCTTTGGTGAACGATGCCATCGAGCGGATGATTCCCTGGTTTGCCCGGCAGGGTGCCTTGTCTGCTTGA
- a CDS encoding c-type cytochrome, translating to MMKSISMIAALGGIALSATLSATTAFAAPAPTPATFTSRCAVCHNAEKGGADKVGPDLFGVYGRKAATGKHNYTEALKKANLKWDDTNLDKWIAGPMQMVPGTAMAFPGIKDAAKRAELIAWLKTLK from the coding sequence ATGATGAAGTCCATTTCCATGATTGCGGCGCTGGGCGGTATCGCGCTTTCGGCCACGCTGTCTGCCACCACGGCCTTTGCGGCCCCCGCGCCCACGCCCGCCACTTTCACCTCGCGCTGCGCCGTATGCCACAATGCGGAAAAGGGCGGCGCGGACAAGGTCGGCCCCGACCTGTTCGGCGTCTATGGCCGCAAGGCCGCCACGGGCAAGCACAATTACACCGAAGCGCTCAAGAAGGCGAACCTCAAGTGGGATGACACCAATCTGGACAAGTGGATCGCAGGCCCCATGCAGATGGTGCCCGGCACCGCCATGGCCTTCCCCGGCATCAAGGATGCGGCCAAGCGCGCCGAACTGATCGCCTGGCTCAAGACGTTGAAATAA
- a CDS encoding porin: MLWKVLLGTASAVAMMGVSAPAYAGNSQALLKRLHDKGILSDAEYNELLKEDAADAPAPAASAPVVAGDTAKFVRATDSGIGLQVGPATIKFSGSVNGFYVYDNAAKPGANTTVTGGIASVGGNTSAVRNGLLPGFLKVDATTTQNGWDVGAHFGMYPGINSAAWGALGANNGGQPTALATAGIDFRETYLTIGRKGFGELKIGRAIGLFGSEAILNDITLLSSGPTGGNAAPANTTLGRIGTGYIYTDFQPQMTYTTPSMGGLQASVGVFQPLNSLTAGAQNNSSPGFQGKVTYDGAFDAVKLHLWASGITQEHKFVAGGSYTGQGLDVGARTTYGPVTLVGTYYTAKGLGTTVLNLFDTDAAGKPRSSEGYYVQAALTQGKFTLAGSYGASYLNYTDAADRAANPTLVRVNSSAVGQLRYGLNSWVTLIGEYINSNAKAHNGNSATSDAVALGGILFF, translated from the coding sequence ATGCTCTGGAAAGTTCTGCTCGGCACCGCGAGTGCCGTGGCCATGATGGGTGTTTCGGCCCCGGCCTATGCCGGCAATTCGCAGGCATTGCTCAAGCGTCTGCATGACAAGGGCATCCTCTCGGACGCGGAATATAACGAATTGCTGAAAGAGGATGCGGCCGACGCGCCTGCGCCTGCTGCGTCAGCTCCGGTGGTGGCTGGGGACACCGCCAAATTCGTGCGCGCCACTGACAGCGGCATCGGCCTTCAGGTCGGCCCGGCCACGATCAAGTTTTCCGGCTCGGTCAACGGCTTCTATGTCTATGACAATGCGGCCAAGCCCGGCGCCAACACGACCGTCACGGGCGGCATCGCCAGCGTGGGTGGCAACACCAGCGCGGTGCGCAATGGCCTGCTTCCCGGCTTCCTGAAGGTGGACGCCACCACGACCCAGAACGGATGGGATGTGGGCGCGCATTTCGGCATGTATCCGGGCATCAACAGCGCGGCATGGGGCGCGCTGGGGGCCAACAACGGCGGTCAGCCGACCGCTCTGGCGACTGCGGGCATCGACTTTCGCGAAACCTATCTGACCATCGGCCGCAAGGGTTTTGGTGAACTGAAGATCGGCCGCGCCATCGGTCTGTTTGGTTCCGAAGCGATCCTCAATGACATCACGCTGCTTTCTTCCGGCCCGACCGGCGGCAATGCGGCGCCCGCCAACACCACGCTGGGTCGCATCGGCACCGGCTATATCTACACCGATTTCCAGCCCCAGATGACCTATACGACCCCCAGCATGGGCGGTCTGCAGGCCTCGGTGGGCGTGTTCCAGCCGCTCAATTCGCTGACGGCGGGCGCGCAGAACAATTCCAGCCCCGGTTTCCAGGGCAAGGTGACCTATGACGGCGCCTTCGATGCGGTCAAGCTCCACCTGTGGGCATCGGGCATCACGCAGGAGCACAAGTTCGTGGCCGGCGGCAGCTATACCGGGCAGGGCCTCGATGTGGGCGCACGCACGACCTATGGTCCGGTCACTCTGGTGGGCACCTATTACACCGCCAAGGGTCTGGGCACGACGGTGCTGAACCTGTTCGACACCGATGCTGCGGGCAAGCCGCGCAGCAGCGAAGGCTATTACGTGCAGGCCGCGCTGACGCAGGGCAAGTTCACCCTCGCGGGCAGCTATGGCGCCAGCTATCTCAACTATACCGACGCCGCCGACCGCGCCGCCAACCCGACGCTGGTGCGCGTGAACAGCAGCGCCGTGGGGCAACTGCGCTATGGTCTGAACAGCTGGGTGACGCTGATCGGCGAATATATCAACTCGAACGCCAAGGCGCATAACGGCAATTCGGCCACCAGCGATGCGGTGGCTCTGGGCGGCATTCTCTTCTTCTGA
- a CDS encoding PQQ-dependent catabolism-associated beta-propeller protein, translating into MTKQTAQKYAIPALLIAILGNTLIPAAALAQTAYVSNERGNSVSVIDLAAGKVVATWKVGQRPRGIALTRDGARLLVASGLDNTVELRDRAGGALVAHLPSGQDPEQFYPSRDGKLLFVSNEDDAAVTAIDLSSRAVAWQVPVGKEPEGITQSPDGKVIVVTSEDGKLISWIDAATHQVVDTTATAARPRHVEFTADGRALWIAAEMGGVVQIADPATRAITATITFAPPGVPPIRVMPCGIRFTPDGRKAIVALGRANHIAIVDVASHAVEAYIKVGQRPWHLAITPDGGRAIVANGISDDVSIVDLNTRTVTATIPAGAGPWGVAIAP; encoded by the coding sequence ATGACAAAGCAAACTGCGCAGAAATACGCGATTCCCGCCCTGCTTATTGCCATTTTGGGCAATACGCTGATCCCCGCTGCGGCCCTGGCTCAAACTGCCTATGTTTCCAACGAAAGAGGCAACTCGGTCAGCGTGATCGATCTGGCCGCTGGAAAGGTGGTGGCGACATGGAAAGTGGGCCAGCGCCCGCGCGGCATTGCTCTGACGCGCGATGGCGCGCGGCTGCTGGTGGCCAGCGGGCTGGACAATACGGTCGAGCTGCGCGACCGGGCTGGCGGCGCCTTGGTCGCCCATCTGCCATCGGGTCAGGACCCGGAGCAATTCTACCCCTCGCGCGATGGAAAACTGTTGTTTGTCAGCAATGAGGACGATGCGGCGGTAACGGCCATCGACCTTTCTTCGCGCGCCGTGGCGTGGCAGGTGCCGGTGGGCAAAGAGCCGGAAGGCATCACCCAAAGCCCCGACGGCAAGGTGATCGTCGTCACCAGCGAGGATGGCAAGCTGATCTCGTGGATTGACGCGGCCACCCATCAGGTGGTGGACACGACCGCGACGGCGGCCCGCCCGCGCCATGTCGAATTCACCGCCGATGGGCGCGCATTGTGGATCGCGGCGGAAATGGGCGGCGTGGTTCAAATCGCCGATCCGGCCACCCGCGCGATCACCGCGACCATCACCTTTGCCCCGCCCGGCGTCCCACCGATTCGCGTCATGCCCTGCGGCATCCGTTTCACCCCCGATGGGCGCAAGGCAATTGTCGCGCTGGGCCGGGCCAACCATATTGCCATCGTCGATGTCGCCAGCCATGCGGTCGAGGCCTATATCAAGGTGGGCCAGCGGCCATGGCATCTGGCGATCACGCCCGATGGCGGCCGCGCCATCGTGGCCAACGGCATCAGCGATGATGTCAGCATCGTGGACCTGAACACCCGCACCGTCACCGCCACGATTCCGGCGGGCGCCGGGCCGTGGGGCGTGGCGATCGCGCCCTGA
- the pedF gene encoding cytochrome c-550 PedF: protein MLAAATLLAVTSVGTRLAAHGDVTPQPVDTSALPDIGDKWVTHNPYRGNAKAAEIGKSAFGQNCARCHGLDAISGGIAPDLRYLELGDSGDEWFVQRFQHGSSRDGKVYMPPFGEALGQKAGWAIRSWLETRHTDD, encoded by the coding sequence ATGCTTGCCGCCGCCACGCTGCTGGCCGTCACCAGTGTGGGCACGCGCCTTGCCGCTCATGGCGACGTTACGCCCCAGCCGGTCGACACCAGCGCCTTGCCCGATATCGGCGACAAGTGGGTGACGCATAATCCCTATCGCGGCAATGCCAAGGCCGCCGAAATCGGCAAATCGGCCTTTGGCCAGAACTGCGCGCGCTGCCATGGTCTGGATGCGATTTCGGGCGGGATCGCGCCGGATCTGCGCTACCTTGAACTGGGCGATTCGGGCGACGAATGGTTCGTTCAGCGTTTCCAGCATGGGTCGAGCCGCGATGGCAAAGTGTACATGCCCCCCTTTGGCGAAGCGCTGGGCCAAAAGGCCGGTTGGGCGATCCGCAGCTGGCTGGAAACGCGCCACACCGATGACTGA
- a CDS encoding substrate-binding periplasmic protein produces MGKQATGIGRRAFLAGGLAALAAPLPLSAAPLAKVRELGVLRVAVYKHNRPWSWAEPDNSTNLRGIDVDLAGAIARTLGVKLDIEEFTAGDDMATDLRNAVWRGGLLGFKPADIMMHVPFDRQLMVENDQCAILAPYYRESFAAACGPEQSDCEVPAPQYRGRRMAAAIATIPDIYLLSSFGGTLRSSVTHFNTGHDAVLALGTGQADVAVATKAEVESAIFDMKNPAIKARKRALEAMMSPGWDIGMAVKENSRSLGDTVEGIIGKMSADGQMKAIFATYGVEWRPALSA; encoded by the coding sequence ATGGGCAAGCAGGCAACCGGCATCGGGCGCAGGGCGTTTCTGGCGGGAGGGCTTGCTGCATTGGCCGCCCCCCTGCCGCTGTCGGCCGCGCCTTTGGCCAAGGTGCGCGAATTGGGCGTGCTGCGGGTGGCGGTGTACAAGCACAACCGCCCTTGGTCCTGGGCAGAACCGGACAACAGCACCAACCTGCGCGGGATCGATGTCGATCTGGCCGGGGCGATTGCCAGGACGCTGGGGGTAAAGCTCGATATTGAGGAGTTTACCGCAGGCGATGACATGGCCACCGACCTGCGCAATGCGGTGTGGCGCGGGGGCCTGCTGGGTTTCAAACCGGCCGATATCATGATGCATGTGCCGTTTGATCGGCAATTGATGGTCGAAAACGACCAATGCGCGATTCTGGCCCCCTATTACCGCGAGAGTTTCGCCGCCGCCTGCGGGCCGGAACAGAGCGACTGCGAAGTGCCCGCCCCGCAATATCGCGGGCGGCGCATGGCCGCGGCCATCGCCACCATTCCCGACATCTATCTGCTCTCCAGCTTTGGCGGCACGCTGCGATCGAGCGTCACGCATTTCAACACCGGCCATGACGCGGTTCTGGCGCTGGGCACGGGACAGGCCGATGTCGCCGTGGCGACGAAAGCCGAGGTCGAGTCCGCGATATTCGACATGAAAAACCCCGCCATCAAAGCGCGCAAACGCGCGCTCGAGGCGATGATGTCGCCGGGATGGGACATCGGCATGGCGGTCAAGGAGAACAGCCGTTCGCTGGGCGACACGGTCGAGGGAATCATCGGCAAAATGAGCGCCGATGGTCAGATGAAGGCGATTTTCGCCACCTATGGCGTCGAATGGCGCCCCGCCCTTTCGGCCTGA
- a CDS encoding methanol/ethanol family PQQ-dependent dehydrogenase: MKGRISRYVASFAALGIAAATPLMAAGPTSQDLLNDAATPGDVLTNGLGPQGQRFSSLAKLNADNVKKLVPAFVASLGDEKQRGQESQPLVYDGTIYVTGSYSRVFAFDAHTGEKKWEYSARLPDGIMPCCDVVNRGAAIHGDKIIFATLDAHLIALNRHTGKVIWNKTTSDYQAGYSATAAPLIVKDMVITGNSGGEFGIIGEVQARNVDTGELIWSRPTIEGHMGTLNGQPNGMTGKLNATWPGDMYKTGGGATWLGGTYDPETNLLFFGTGNPGPWNSHLRPGDNLYTSSTLAIDPDTGVIKWHYQTTPHDGWDFDGVNEFIPFDTTINGKAMKLGAKADRNGYFYVIDRTNGKLINASKFVMQTTWADGINLKTGRPNYTADGRPGAPNGTEKGKVVFSSPSFLGGKNWMPMAYSKDTGLFYVPSNDWGMDIWNEPIAYKKGSAYLGAGFTIKPIAEDHIGALRAMDPKTGKIVWEYKNKAPLWGGVLTTAGNLVFTGTPEGYLKAFNAKTGEELWKFQTGSGVVGSPITWEQDGEQYVAVMSGWGGAVPLWGGEVAKTFKEISQGGSLWVFKLPKD, translated from the coding sequence ATGAAGGGCAGAATTTCGCGCTATGTCGCGTCCTTTGCAGCATTGGGCATTGCCGCAGCCACGCCGCTGATGGCCGCAGGCCCCACCAGCCAGGATCTTTTGAACGACGCGGCCACGCCCGGCGACGTTCTGACCAACGGTCTTGGACCACAGGGCCAGCGCTTCAGCTCGCTCGCCAAGCTCAATGCCGACAACGTCAAGAAGCTGGTGCCTGCCTTTGTCGCCTCGCTTGGCGATGAAAAGCAGCGCGGGCAGGAATCGCAGCCGCTGGTCTATGACGGCACGATCTATGTCACCGGTTCCTATTCGCGGGTTTTCGCCTTTGACGCGCATACCGGCGAAAAGAAGTGGGAATATTCGGCCCGCCTGCCCGATGGCATCATGCCCTGCTGCGACGTGGTCAACCGCGGCGCGGCCATCCATGGCGACAAGATCATCTTCGCCACGCTCGATGCCCACCTGATCGCGCTCAACCGCCACACCGGCAAGGTGATCTGGAACAAGACCACCTCGGATTATCAGGCCGGCTATTCGGCGACCGCCGCGCCGCTGATCGTCAAGGACATGGTGATCACCGGCAATTCGGGCGGTGAATTCGGCATCATCGGCGAAGTGCAGGCGCGCAATGTCGACACCGGCGAACTGATCTGGAGCCGTCCGACCATCGAAGGCCACATGGGCACGCTCAACGGCCAGCCCAACGGCATGACCGGCAAGCTTAACGCCACATGGCCCGGCGACATGTACAAGACGGGCGGCGGCGCCACCTGGCTGGGCGGCACCTATGACCCGGAAACCAACCTGCTGTTTTTCGGCACCGGCAACCCCGGCCCCTGGAACAGCCACCTGCGTCCCGGCGACAACCTCTACACCTCCTCGACGCTGGCGATCGACCCCGACACGGGCGTGATCAAGTGGCACTATCAGACCACGCCGCATGACGGCTGGGACTTTGACGGTGTGAACGAATTCATCCCCTTTGACACCACGATCAACGGCAAGGCGATGAAGCTGGGCGCCAAGGCCGACCGCAACGGCTATTTCTATGTGATCGACCGCACCAACGGCAAGCTGATCAATGCCAGCAAGTTCGTGATGCAGACCACATGGGCCGACGGCATCAACCTCAAGACCGGCCGCCCCAACTATACCGCCGATGGCCGCCCCGGCGCCCCCAACGGCACCGAAAAGGGCAAGGTCGTGTTCTCCTCGCCCTCCTTCCTTGGCGGCAAGAACTGGATGCCGATGGCCTATTCCAAGGACACCGGCCTGTTCTATGTGCCGTCCAACGACTGGGGCATGGACATCTGGAACGAACCCATCGCCTATAAGAAGGGTTCGGCCTATCTGGGCGCGGGCTTCACCATCAAGCCGATTGCCGAGGACCACATCGGCGCCCTGCGCGCGATGGACCCCAAGACCGGCAAGATCGTCTGGGAATACAAGAACAAGGCTCCGCTGTGGGGCGGCGTTCTGACCACGGCGGGCAACCTGGTGTTCACCGGCACGCCTGAAGGTTACCTCAAGGCCTTCAACGCCAAGACGGGCGAGGAACTGTGGAAGTTCCAGACCGGCTCGGGCGTGGTCGGCTCGCCCATCACCTGGGAACAGGACGGCGAGCAATATGTGGCGGTGATGTCGGGCTGGGGCGGCGCGGTGCCGCTGTGGGGCGGCGAGGTCGCCAAGACCTTCAAGGAAATCAGCCAGGGCGGTTCGCTCTGGGTGTTCAAGCTGCCCAAGGACTGA